One Thermofilaceae archaeon DNA window includes the following coding sequences:
- a CDS encoding RAMP superfamily CRISPR-associated protein yields the protein MKGPRPSPTAGRAERERARVEGEEQRRFKVPKKLLGELRELPKLNVDTNFLSYVVMIGFGILLEGDDDRAADKRVLLEMLCSVLSQFSFSQVQKHLERVREALLLNGYSLKVCRMVTTTRTVVGAGGSFGKVPFELGLSFDPILNVPYIPASALKGAFRHALEELRGKDLARLLFGEEGEVGVVGVTDAYPVGVLRELQSRSGGGAAVRLLEPDVLSPHYPETKKLETELDVEPKPVVFAAIAPGVVFEFYLYYNRGLRAKLGGRVADASSELNSKKHIFEGDLAAASNVTVDVLPSLDLAVLYALSRGVGAKTSIGYSRFELLEYRTVR from the coding sequence ATGAAGGGTCCTAGACCATCACCCACTGCTGGGCGGGCCGAAAGAGAAAGAGCACGAGTAGAGGGTGAGGAGCAAAGAAGGTTCAAAGTCCCGAAGAAACTACTTGGGGAACTGCGGGAACTGCCTAAGTTGAATGTAGATACGAACTTTCTCTCTTACGTTGTCATGATCGGGTTTGGAATCCTGCTTGAGGGAGACGATGATAGAGCCGCTGATAAGAGAGTTCTCCTCGAGATGCTCTGCTCCGTCCTCAGTCAGTTTTCATTCAGCCAAGTGCAGAAGCATCTCGAACGCGTTAGAGAGGCGCTGCTGTTGAACGGTTATAGCCTGAAGGTGTGTAGGATGGTAACGACTACCAGGACTGTTGTGGGCGCTGGGGGCTCTTTTGGGAAAGTTCCATTCGAGCTCGGGTTATCCTTTGATCCCATACTTAATGTTCCGTATATTCCGGCTTCCGCGCTTAAGGGGGCTTTTAGGCACGCGCTCGAAGAGTTGAGAGGGAAGGATCTTGCTAGGCTACTCTTCGGAGAGGAAGGAGAGGTAGGGGTTGTGGGAGTTACGGATGCGTATCCCGTAGGGGTCTTGAGAGAGCTTCAGAGTAGATCCGGAGGAGGTGCTGCGGTCCGCTTGCTGGAGCCTGATGTTCTATCGCCGCATTACCCTGAGACGAAGAAGCTGGAAACGGAGCTCGATGTTGAGCCGAAACCCGTGGTTTTTGCCGCGATAGCGCCCGGTGTTGTCTTCGAGTTTTACCTTTACTATAACAGAGGTTTGAGGGCTAAACTGGGAGGAAGGGTTGCGGACGCTAGCAGCGAGCTTAACTCGAAGAAACACATTTTCGAGGGGGACCTTGCCGCTGCGAGTAATGTGACCGTAGACGTATTACCCTCCCTCGACCTCGCAGTACTCTACGCTCTCTCCCGTGGTGTTGGAGCTAAGACGTCCATAGGTTACTCGCGATTCGAGCTTCTCGAGTACAGGACGGTGAGGTAA
- a CDS encoding clan AA aspartic protease, giving the protein MRVREDVKLHCGGRSVEVAAFVDTGATTLVLPRRVAEELGVKPLGGMVAELADGTVREVDYGAVEVEVSGRRAPVLAAIVEGGEVCLGVEALERLGLAVDPTTGKIHPTRRFVTRL; this is encoded by the coding sequence GTGCGCGTGAGGGAGGATGTCAAGCTGCACTGCGGCGGCAGGTCGGTAGAGGTTGCAGCGTTCGTGGATACAGGCGCTACCACGCTGGTTCTGCCCAGGCGCGTGGCCGAGGAGCTGGGGGTGAAGCCCCTGGGAGGGATGGTCGCTGAGCTCGCGGACGGAACCGTGAGAGAGGTGGACTACGGGGCCGTTGAAGTCGAGGTGAGCGGCAGGAGGGCGCCCGTGCTCGCCGCAATCGTTGAGGGAGGAGAGGTCTGCCTGGGCGTGGAAGCCCTTGAGAGGCTAGGCCTCGCCGTCGACCCAACTACCGGTAAGATCCACCCCACGAGAAGGTTCGTGACGAGACTCTAA
- a CDS encoding type III-B CRISPR module-associated Cmr3 family protein — translation MSGVSVYQVRVKPLEPLMLRGPGEFDPSARGVSASAVSQAFLAPSTVAGLLTSLLLQQPVKPVSSWMCYVERMLNLLNGLGIRWIRGPYLVRDSTPYVPIRVGGDFFFIDLKQLACHFRQELAKIERGDLEDFMNRLRQEQNRAEPRLQERVGIALTAREGLKAAREGFLYTASYVSVHCDYIAVEVGLDSARAPNLLVRLDGAAAAVGGESRIARLEVRSVDEGVVKPIASAGFKEGYAVLLSPLILPSPLRIKREGGRVSVEVDGGCLLELVTGAAGLRGLGFSIAERSRKPMYPAILEGSIIRLCEGQCYTKDMGPYANVPKRTSLIELLGRTGYGSLIELG, via the coding sequence GTGAGCGGGGTCTCAGTCTACCAGGTTAGGGTAAAGCCGCTGGAGCCGCTCATGCTGAGGGGTCCCGGCGAGTTTGACCCCTCGGCTCGCGGGGTGAGCGCGTCCGCCGTCTCGCAGGCATTCCTCGCCCCCAGCACCGTCGCTGGGCTCTTAACGTCCCTCCTCCTACAGCAGCCGGTGAAGCCAGTTTCAAGCTGGATGTGCTACGTGGAGAGAATGCTCAATCTGCTCAACGGGCTGGGCATCCGATGGATCCGCGGCCCCTACCTGGTCCGCGACTCCACCCCCTACGTTCCGATCAGGGTGGGTGGCGACTTCTTCTTCATCGATCTGAAGCAGCTCGCCTGCCACTTCAGGCAAGAGCTCGCCAAGATCGAGAGGGGGGATCTCGAGGACTTCATGAATAGATTGCGGCAGGAGCAAAACCGCGCAGAGCCCCGCCTGCAGGAGCGGGTGGGGATAGCCTTAACCGCTCGAGAAGGGTTGAAAGCCGCGAGGGAGGGCTTCCTCTACACTGCAAGCTACGTCTCGGTCCACTGCGATTACATAGCCGTCGAGGTCGGCTTGGACAGCGCAAGAGCGCCCAATCTGCTGGTCCGGCTCGACGGGGCTGCGGCAGCGGTAGGCGGTGAAAGTAGGATCGCCAGGCTCGAGGTACGGAGTGTTGACGAAGGCGTTGTAAAGCCTATCGCTAGCGCGGGGTTCAAGGAGGGCTACGCGGTGCTCCTCTCGCCGCTCATTCTTCCTAGCCCGCTGAGAATCAAGAGAGAGGGTGGAAGGGTTAGCGTGGAAGTGGACGGTGGGTGCCTCTTAGAACTGGTCACCGGCGCTGCAGGCCTCAGGGGGTTAGGCTTCAGCATTGCTGAGAGGTCGAGGAAGCCGATGTACCCGGCGATACTCGAGGGATCGATCATCAGGCTCTGCGAGGGTCAATGCTACACGAAGGACATGGGCCCCTACGCGAACGTACCGAAGAGGACGTCACTCATCGAGCTGCTGGGGAGGACGGGCTACGGGAGCCTCATCGAGCTTGGGTGA
- a CDS encoding ribbon-helix-helix protein, CopG family yields MTTVKVSVSLPEDLLKRVDALCRQLRMSRSEFIAKVLEEKLGAGEKDSRYPTVLWKLSTTGYLRLRSPRLRGRSIGEGWIVEEV; encoded by the coding sequence GTGACGACTGTCAAGGTGAGCGTGAGCCTCCCGGAGGATCTCTTGAAGAGGGTGGACGCCCTCTGCAGGCAGCTGAGGATGTCGAGGAGCGAGTTCATAGCGAAGGTGCTGGAGGAGAAGCTGGGGGCGGGCGAGAAGGACTCCAGGTACCCCACGGTTTTGTGGAAGCTGAGCACGACCGGCTACCTCAGGCTTAGGTCCCCGCGGCTCCGCGGCAGGTCGATCGGGGAAGGGTGGATCGTCGAAGAGGTTTAA
- a CDS encoding HEPN domain-containing protein — MPVRDEALDWLAEARADLRHAEVSISVGDYNWACFAAQQAAEKALKALILHALGGYARRHDLVKLYRRAKGAGILLGEISEGALFRLSAYYTVARSPSAGVERPSEEITREQAEEAVSTARGVLDEVAKALQDP, encoded by the coding sequence ATGCCCGTAAGGGATGAGGCGCTGGATTGGCTGGCGGAGGCTAGAGCAGACCTCCGTCACGCGGAGGTGAGCATCAGCGTGGGCGACTACAACTGGGCCTGCTTCGCGGCCCAGCAGGCGGCCGAGAAGGCGTTGAAGGCTCTGATACTGCACGCTCTGGGCGGGTACGCTCGAAGGCACGACCTCGTCAAGCTCTACCGCAGAGCCAAGGGCGCTGGCATTTTGCTCGGCGAGATTAGCGAGGGAGCCCTCTTCAGGCTCTCAGCGTACTACACGGTGGCCAGGTCCCCGAGTGCCGGCGTGGAGAGGCCCTCCGAGGAGATCACAAGGGAGCAGGCGGAGGAGGCTGTCTCGACGGCTAGAGGGGTCCTTGATGAGGTCGCAAAAGCTCTACAAGACCCGTAG
- the cas10 gene encoding type III-B CRISPR-associated protein Cas10/Cmr2: protein MSEELFKLKIAALLHDPPEKPWLLLSMEPHEEAALEYVRELAGFGDIPREVREADRLASSIDRYVLSIIMGDRYVRGFMPCRKLVLKNPINPLFQVELPEKLPAEQVKGFRKRLFDALSKVADAKLRYLLLYALYEVLWIDQDLPVGPAETRVPTHTVFDHNYATAAALNWMVSDARKGLLVGLDVAGVQAFVASSRKLRDAWVSSYLVSALVWYTILPLVEQLGPDVVVTPSLRLNPFFLHWLSHKVRSCPKEELPPSLPNELDKATKYAYMGDEYLLELYKGFCVPPYACVPERATLILPPAERLRGILGDDVASALESRFRQGWRSLWQAIRAYAEERAKDEEGELVWKFIARVFSYYDCEYGRTLFHEVPPLLLRVEVVEVELEGQEYWRSYSEKYNELASRLAQRKYKRVEPEAELQVGQLTEAAFARGVGFPRRSPRGFEYCTSCGRLPALLVLPSGEGERPEEEEYGFYVYGAMAKGWESTEIEARWRRIRDAAAHGEKEPELDSFTQWLENYKVKIDLRGLKTIFAPGERLCAWCFAKRVLSLEPRLLNVLLLGKDEEYARRLAKEPRTPQIARFGFPSTPDVASLRLRQRLVESVSKGVLPAQRLQDQLEVCFPLFLEVLKAAASEARPWLAERKLERKIRELKLSKDLEILLLVLLKADAETLWLSSDKELRTGWSSLIREWGLAGYLWSYYGIVRADGDNIGKLLVGDVSALYGLEDEPARLRTLLASILRAAGSCEFEKLLAALLEEDEERWQAALEQWSVLLSEELNESENEVRRRLTSARQVVEGIRRKCKIPVSISYHFSISSALSRIAILEAVAISRLGGFIVYAGGDDLMAFAPVDSLARLVYVSRRIFAGAPLDKCCVETTPDGEVRASTAGEQHESEQPCLTSSGIRVSPEKGFIRVNNAWLPALPCVGRSYCALLTHYLYPLHLALNRAGSALEDAKSRVRTRVYGKIQEVLVKDTAAFVYVPRGGVELSFVPLTLNRGFHVAEGSVSAEDYLCEVSLTAKAVDGLLRSVSPLLGEQLYSTSLLYDVESVNNNLVEAARRHVELVGTLMDFVLKRNLARGRERREAGRIRWNELSELICELDKHESMKFRTSVVEAETGGREEAAHIFTAIVRSARNLRGGMR from the coding sequence ATGAGTGAGGAGCTTTTCAAGCTTAAGATCGCCGCGCTGCTCCACGATCCTCCGGAAAAGCCCTGGCTGCTGCTGAGCATGGAGCCGCACGAGGAGGCGGCGCTCGAGTACGTGAGGGAGCTAGCCGGCTTCGGGGATATTCCGAGAGAGGTCAGGGAGGCTGATAGGCTGGCTTCGAGCATCGACAGGTACGTCCTCTCGATCATAATGGGCGACAGGTACGTCCGGGGGTTCATGCCCTGCAGGAAGCTAGTCCTGAAGAACCCGATCAACCCGCTCTTCCAAGTGGAGCTGCCAGAAAAGCTGCCCGCGGAGCAGGTTAAGGGATTCAGGAAGAGGCTCTTCGATGCCTTAAGCAAGGTTGCGGATGCGAAGTTGAGGTACCTGCTGCTCTACGCGCTCTACGAGGTTCTCTGGATCGACCAGGACCTACCTGTAGGGCCGGCGGAGACGAGGGTCCCCACCCACACGGTGTTCGACCACAACTACGCCACTGCCGCGGCCCTCAACTGGATGGTGAGCGACGCCAGGAAGGGTCTTCTCGTGGGGCTCGACGTGGCCGGCGTGCAGGCCTTCGTGGCGTCGAGCAGGAAGCTTAGGGACGCGTGGGTGTCCAGCTACCTCGTCTCGGCGCTGGTCTGGTACACCATCCTCCCGCTAGTGGAGCAGCTGGGGCCCGACGTCGTGGTGACCCCCTCGCTCAGGCTCAACCCGTTCTTCCTGCACTGGCTCTCCCACAAGGTGCGTAGCTGTCCGAAGGAGGAGCTTCCACCCAGCTTACCTAACGAGCTGGATAAGGCGACGAAGTACGCGTACATGGGGGATGAGTACCTGCTGGAACTGTACAAGGGCTTTTGCGTCCCACCGTACGCTTGCGTGCCCGAGAGGGCGACGCTCATCCTCCCGCCCGCGGAGAGGCTCAGGGGCATCCTCGGGGATGATGTAGCTTCAGCTCTCGAAAGCAGGTTTAGGCAGGGCTGGCGCAGCCTTTGGCAGGCGATCCGCGCGTACGCGGAGGAGAGAGCGAAGGACGAAGAGGGGGAGCTTGTTTGGAAGTTCATCGCTAGGGTCTTCAGCTACTACGATTGCGAGTACGGGAGGACCCTGTTCCACGAGGTGCCGCCGCTCCTCCTCAGGGTGGAGGTGGTCGAGGTTGAGCTGGAGGGGCAAGAGTACTGGCGTAGCTACAGCGAAAAGTACAACGAGCTGGCTTCGAGGCTCGCTCAGCGCAAGTACAAGAGGGTCGAACCTGAAGCTGAGCTGCAGGTTGGCCAGCTCACGGAAGCGGCCTTCGCTAGGGGCGTAGGCTTCCCTCGCCGCTCGCCCAGGGGCTTCGAGTACTGCACCTCCTGTGGAAGGCTGCCGGCCCTCCTCGTGCTACCCTCGGGGGAGGGCGAACGCCCCGAAGAGGAGGAGTACGGCTTCTACGTGTACGGTGCCATGGCGAAGGGCTGGGAGAGCACCGAAATCGAGGCACGGTGGAGAAGGATTAGAGATGCTGCGGCTCACGGAGAGAAAGAGCCGGAGCTCGATAGCTTCACCCAATGGCTGGAGAACTACAAAGTTAAGATTGATCTTCGGGGCCTCAAGACGATCTTCGCCCCCGGAGAGAGGCTCTGCGCCTGGTGCTTCGCGAAGAGGGTCCTCAGCCTCGAGCCACGACTACTCAACGTACTACTCTTAGGCAAGGATGAGGAATACGCTAGACGGCTCGCCAAGGAACCCCGGACACCTCAGATAGCTCGCTTCGGCTTCCCATCCACACCCGACGTGGCCTCACTTCGGCTTAGGCAGAGGCTCGTCGAGAGCGTAAGTAAGGGGGTTCTCCCAGCGCAGAGGCTCCAAGATCAGCTGGAAGTTTGCTTCCCCCTGTTCCTCGAAGTTCTCAAAGCAGCTGCGAGTGAGGCCAGGCCCTGGCTCGCCGAAAGGAAGCTGGAGAGGAAGATCAGGGAGTTGAAGCTGAGTAAGGATCTGGAGATCCTGCTGCTCGTGCTCCTTAAGGCGGACGCCGAAACGCTCTGGCTCTCCAGCGACAAGGAGTTGAGGACCGGCTGGAGCTCGCTCATACGCGAGTGGGGTCTCGCTGGCTACCTGTGGAGCTACTACGGCATCGTTCGGGCCGACGGCGACAACATCGGTAAGCTGCTCGTAGGCGACGTTTCGGCGCTGTACGGCCTGGAGGACGAGCCTGCGAGACTGAGAACCTTGCTCGCAAGCATCTTGAGGGCTGCTGGATCTTGCGAGTTCGAGAAGCTGCTTGCCGCGCTACTGGAGGAAGATGAGGAGAGGTGGCAGGCTGCATTGGAACAGTGGTCGGTGCTCCTCTCGGAGGAGCTGAACGAGAGCGAAAATGAGGTTAGAAGGCGGCTGACCAGCGCCAGGCAGGTGGTAGAGGGAATTCGGCGCAAGTGCAAGATTCCCGTGAGCATATCCTACCACTTCTCGATCAGCAGCGCCCTATCTAGAATTGCAATCCTCGAAGCGGTGGCGATCTCGAGGCTGGGGGGCTTCATCGTCTATGCCGGCGGAGACGATTTGATGGCGTTCGCCCCAGTCGACTCTCTGGCAAGGCTAGTCTACGTTAGCAGGCGCATCTTCGCGGGAGCCCCCCTCGATAAGTGCTGCGTCGAGACGACGCCTGACGGTGAAGTGCGAGCTTCTACGGCGGGAGAGCAGCACGAGTCTGAGCAGCCGTGCTTGACCAGCAGTGGAATACGAGTTTCGCCGGAAAAAGGCTTTATCAGGGTGAATAACGCCTGGCTGCCAGCCCTGCCATGCGTCGGTAGGAGCTACTGCGCGCTGCTAACTCACTACCTTTACCCGCTGCACCTGGCGCTCAATCGCGCGGGCTCAGCTCTTGAAGATGCGAAAAGCAGGGTTCGCACTCGCGTGTATGGAAAAATTCAGGAGGTACTCGTGAAGGACACTGCCGCTTTCGTCTACGTGCCGAGAGGGGGCGTGGAACTCTCCTTCGTTCCGCTGACGCTGAACAGGGGCTTCCACGTCGCGGAGGGGAGCGTTAGTGCTGAAGACTACCTGTGCGAGGTATCCCTGACCGCCAAGGCCGTTGACGGCCTGCTCCGCTCGGTATCCCCGCTTCTCGGCGAGCAGCTGTACTCCACCAGCCTCCTCTACGACGTGGAGAGCGTGAACAACAACCTCGTGGAAGCCGCTAGGCGCCACGTGGAGCTTGTTGGAACGCTGATGGACTTCGTCCTTAAGAGGAACTTGGCGCGTGGGAGGGAGAGAAGAGAGGCAGGAAGGATCAGGTGGAATGAACTCTCGGAGCTCATCTGCGAGCTGGATAAGCATGAGAGCATGAAGTTCAGGACTAGCGTAGTGGAGGCGGAGACGGGAGGGAGAGAGGAAGCTGCGCACATTTTCACGGCTATCGTTCGCTCCGCGAGGAATCTGAGGGGTGGGATGCGGTGA
- a CDS encoding type III-B CRISPR module-associated protein Cmr5 — protein MSAEQLRDPVRAALDIFMTIRGELERRAKSEKEKTDFGRDLRARARDAPELIEEVGLVPALSFFYSKSDKIGYELMLKAILLYLQRIQIVPSNINLDAILAGERNTDAMIDLLRDLLKWSTVVVPILRPFLVEFKRLCEATWSERGSS, from the coding sequence ATGAGCGCTGAACAGCTTAGGGATCCGGTGAGAGCTGCACTAGACATTTTTATGACAATAAGGGGTGAGCTCGAGCGAAGAGCTAAAAGTGAAAAGGAAAAAACTGATTTTGGCCGCGATCTGCGTGCACGTGCGAGAGACGCCCCCGAGCTGATAGAGGAAGTAGGCTTAGTGCCGGCTCTGAGCTTCTTTTACAGCAAGAGTGATAAAATCGGTTACGAATTGATGCTTAAAGCAATCCTGCTTTACCTGCAAAGAATTCAAATCGTACCTTCAAATATCAATCTCGATGCTATATTAGCGGGGGAAAGGAATACGGATGCCATGATCGACCTGCTAAGGGATCTTCTCAAGTGGAGCACCGTCGTCGTGCCGATTTTGAGACCGTTTCTTGTTGAGTTTAAGCGACTCTGTGAGGCCACCTGGAGCGAGAGGGGCTCCTCATGA
- the cmr4 gene encoding type III-B CRISPR module RAMP protein Cmr4, whose product MAQLSQHLIRVPSTYQLADLVFIEAVTHVHAGVGRAGGVVDLPVQRDEYGYPCIYASSLKGALKTALLWALVKEKNDLALARRAVEALLGPEPEPEESFESSVAVLDARLVAMPVRSLRGVYAYVTSPLLLRSFLEYSRLYGASEKLVGDVESLLKEAEGVARGSCLCVGDKDQLVVSELEGNIILLEELWLNPKPAQSGGELSKALGLDKPLLVLHDDEARHAIDRGLLRLTRVRLRRDTKTVEEGGLWSEEYVPAKTRFATVFLFKKPPLAEKFVTSLLGRQSEGERGQQRVDDTAYLEALVKLGLLNDSTRKRVEEALQKNDLAGATAHLASSVRERVKELLANHLKGYVVLGGHETIGKGIVRLQVVSA is encoded by the coding sequence ATGGCCCAACTTTCTCAGCACTTGATCAGGGTTCCGTCCACCTATCAGCTGGCTGATCTGGTTTTCATCGAGGCTGTAACGCACGTTCACGCTGGTGTGGGGCGCGCCGGCGGCGTCGTTGATCTTCCCGTGCAGAGGGACGAGTACGGTTACCCCTGTATTTACGCTAGCAGCTTGAAGGGTGCTCTAAAGACTGCGCTGCTCTGGGCTCTCGTGAAGGAGAAGAACGATTTGGCGCTCGCGAGGAGGGCCGTCGAGGCTCTGCTGGGGCCGGAGCCCGAACCCGAGGAGAGCTTCGAGTCTAGCGTCGCAGTGCTCGATGCGCGGCTCGTTGCGATGCCCGTGCGCAGCCTCAGGGGCGTGTACGCTTACGTGACCTCACCGTTGCTCCTCAGGAGCTTCCTCGAGTACTCTCGCCTCTACGGCGCGAGCGAGAAGCTGGTGGGCGACGTTGAGTCGCTCCTGAAAGAAGCAGAAGGAGTCGCTCGAGGTTCTTGCCTTTGCGTGGGGGACAAGGATCAGCTGGTTGTGAGCGAACTGGAGGGCAATATTATCCTGCTGGAGGAGTTGTGGCTCAATCCTAAGCCGGCTCAGAGCGGCGGCGAGCTCAGCAAAGCCCTAGGCCTGGACAAGCCCCTACTGGTGCTCCACGACGATGAAGCCAGGCACGCGATCGATCGGGGGCTTCTGAGGCTCACGAGGGTCAGGTTAAGGAGGGATACGAAGACCGTGGAGGAGGGGGGCCTCTGGAGCGAGGAGTACGTTCCGGCTAAAACGAGGTTCGCCACGGTGTTCCTCTTCAAGAAGCCGCCCCTCGCTGAGAAGTTCGTGACGAGCCTTCTGGGTAGGCAGAGCGAGGGCGAACGGGGCCAGCAGCGAGTCGATGATACAGCATACCTCGAAGCTCTCGTGAAGCTCGGCCTGCTAAACGATTCGACGAGAAAGAGGGTAGAGGAAGCTCTGCAGAAGAACGATCTAGCGGGTGCCACCGCGCATCTCGCCAGCAGCGTGAGAGAGCGAGTGAAGGAGCTTCTTGCCAACCATCTGAAGGGATACGTTGTGCTCGGCGGTCACGAGACGATCGGTAAGGGTATCGTAAGGCTTCAGGTGGTTAGCGCATGA
- a CDS encoding nucleotidyltransferase domain-containing protein → MRSQKLYKTRREVLEALERLARELGATVYLFGSYARGDHTLESDVDVVVVCERFEGMEYAERVALVRLKLPREFGFDIVALTPREFSERSGRAFFKEVSRYWIEIKP, encoded by the coding sequence ATGAGGTCGCAAAAGCTCTACAAGACCCGTAGGGAGGTCCTTGAGGCGCTGGAGAGGCTCGCCAGGGAGCTCGGCGCGACGGTGTACCTCTTCGGGAGCTACGCGAGGGGGGATCACACGCTTGAGAGCGACGTCGACGTGGTCGTCGTGTGCGAGCGCTTCGAGGGCATGGAGTACGCGGAAAGGGTTGCGCTCGTGAGGTTGAAGCTGCCGCGGGAGTTTGGCTTCGACATAGTAGCCCTAACGCCCAGGGAGTTCAGCGAGAGATCGGGGCGCGCCTTCTTCAAGGAGGTTTCGAGGTACTGGATCGAGATCAAGCCGTAG
- the cmr1 gene encoding type III-B CRISPR module RAMP protein Cmr1: MSTYSRLRELQRRVRESDRVCRFELTAVTPILIGGYDTRTSHEVGREGLRPSSIKGVWRWWARIFVSAAICKRFRYTRFVNLEDADKIVANILGTTRDRASSSKYQIVATDLQVNEVELAKYKDVARVKLLRLGRGEIIRDRVLGPNSTFSVELYRLRKTEEAEDAFAASSLLVALALGGVGKATSRGFGKLAVTKVECNLSSVKELYSDLEKLSKGEIFREGSFQVKAKEIVKKIFELCINLASPLVVNMSVSGQYTHPLIETPVDNYYEVCIPNKLFGSDVEVLEAIGNATLKLSWKRLKGVDIRSSGRNLDTWILGLPRSQPPQFEPPRDRIPQANLEEVLRDHLKKLLNRIKCGNTNTDDISNMIRKKIEEDRRGREGGRREKYKVPTGYFNCCEKYKALVRRRSPIIFVPIKISDGEYKGKYYVVILGFITADWDRVSLIHLGFNWNYPHYFQVTFRPTQLNDVKRAFNTALDNVVKVIERSR, encoded by the coding sequence ATGAGCACTTATAGCCGATTGAGGGAGCTGCAAAGGCGTGTTAGAGAGAGTGACCGCGTCTGCCGTTTCGAGTTAACAGCGGTAACTCCGATTCTTATCGGTGGGTACGATACCAGGACGAGTCATGAAGTGGGACGAGAGGGGCTGAGACCCTCGTCCATTAAAGGTGTGTGGAGGTGGTGGGCGCGCATCTTCGTTTCCGCCGCCATCTGTAAGAGGTTCCGGTACACGAGGTTTGTCAACCTCGAGGATGCCGATAAGATCGTGGCGAACATCTTAGGGACCACGCGTGACAGGGCAAGTTCTTCGAAATATCAAATCGTTGCGACGGATTTGCAAGTCAATGAAGTTGAGCTGGCGAAGTACAAAGATGTTGCGCGCGTAAAGCTTCTCAGGTTAGGGAGAGGAGAGATTATTAGGGATAGAGTGCTGGGGCCGAACAGTACTTTCTCTGTTGAGCTGTACAGACTAAGAAAGACGGAAGAAGCCGAAGACGCTTTTGCTGCCTCATCACTGCTCGTAGCTCTAGCCCTAGGAGGCGTCGGGAAGGCCACGAGCAGAGGGTTCGGGAAACTTGCGGTAACTAAGGTGGAATGTAATTTGAGTTCGGTTAAGGAGTTATACAGTGACCTCGAAAAGTTAAGCAAAGGTGAGATATTTAGGGAGGGATCATTCCAGGTAAAAGCAAAAGAAATCGTGAAGAAGATCTTCGAATTATGCATCAATCTTGCTTCCCCACTAGTGGTCAACATGAGCGTTTCGGGGCAGTATACACACCCTTTAATTGAGACACCTGTTGATAACTACTATGAAGTTTGCATACCAAACAAATTGTTTGGCAGCGATGTGGAAGTTCTCGAAGCGATAGGAAATGCTACTTTAAAGCTGAGCTGGAAAAGGTTGAAAGGCGTAGATATCAGATCGTCTGGAAGGAATCTCGACACTTGGATACTAGGTCTTCCACGCTCTCAACCTCCGCAATTTGAGCCGCCTCGGGATAGGATACCTCAAGCTAATCTTGAGGAGGTGCTTAGAGATCATCTGAAGAAGCTACTTAACAGGATTAAATGTGGAAATACCAATACCGACGATATTTCAAACATGATTAGGAAAAAAATTGAAGAGGATAGAAGGGGTAGGGAAGGTGGTAGGAGGGAAAAGTACAAGGTACCGACTGGATACTTCAACTGCTGCGAAAAGTACAAAGCTTTAGTTAGGAGGAGGTCGCCGATAATTTTTGTACCGATCAAAATAAGCGACGGGGAGTATAAGGGGAAGTATTATGTTGTAATTTTAGGTTTTATTACGGCTGATTGGGATAGAGTATCGTTGATACATTTAGGGTTTAACTGGAATTACCCCCATTACTTCCAGGTGACCTTCAGACCAACACAGCTAAACGACGTGAAAAGGGCCTTCAATACAGCGTTAGACAACGTCGTAAAAGTGATCGAGAGAAGTCGATGA